In Gemmatimonadales bacterium, the following proteins share a genomic window:
- a CDS encoding efflux RND transporter periplasmic adaptor subunit, with amino-acid sequence MTRRFLLPGLIVVAACGGNSGDEAEGSGATARVPVALGTIARDSLAETLVLTGRLEPRPGGAALLAAPAAGVVLAVRVQVGDRVARGATVVELEVPELAADAAQKTAAAAQAEREADRQQQLLADGITSARQAEEAAASARQARAAASASGALLARTRVASPIAGRLQEVMVQRGERVDAGRPLAQVMAADTLDLAVPVPAPDLARLRTGLPVDVLQDGDTAVAHGRLAALAPGVDTLTNAGEAVIRVPNSAGRLHPGAAAVARIRLGVRRDVLVIPDAALALAGDSTVVFVVGRDSVAHARVVARGLRAGGRTEIRGDVREGDSVVTTGAFGLEDGMHVVSTPHSAPPAAAGPPR; translated from the coding sequence GTGACCCGCCGTTTCCTGCTGCCCGGCCTGATCGTCGTGGCCGCGTGCGGCGGCAACTCGGGCGACGAGGCCGAGGGGAGCGGGGCCACGGCGAGGGTCCCGGTTGCGCTCGGCACCATCGCGCGCGATTCCCTCGCCGAGACGCTCGTCCTGACCGGGCGTCTGGAGCCGCGACCCGGCGGTGCCGCCCTGCTCGCCGCGCCGGCAGCCGGCGTCGTCCTGGCGGTGCGCGTCCAGGTGGGCGATCGGGTCGCGCGTGGGGCAACGGTGGTCGAGCTCGAAGTGCCTGAGCTCGCGGCCGACGCCGCGCAGAAGACGGCGGCCGCCGCCCAGGCTGAGCGTGAGGCAGATCGCCAGCAGCAGCTTCTGGCCGACGGAATCACCTCGGCGCGGCAGGCCGAGGAGGCCGCCGCCAGCGCGCGACAGGCGAGGGCCGCGGCATCGGCGTCCGGCGCGCTGCTGGCCCGGACCCGGGTCGCCAGCCCTATCGCGGGCCGGCTCCAGGAAGTCATGGTCCAGCGGGGCGAGCGGGTCGACGCCGGCCGCCCGCTGGCGCAGGTGATGGCCGCCGACACGCTCGATCTGGCGGTGCCGGTGCCCGCGCCCGATCTCGCACGTCTCCGCACCGGTCTGCCGGTGGACGTCCTGCAGGATGGGGACACGGCCGTCGCGCACGGGCGGCTCGCCGCCCTCGCGCCGGGCGTGGACACGCTGACCAACGCGGGCGAGGCCGTGATCCGAGTGCCCAATTCCGCCGGACGGCTGCATCCGGGCGCGGCGGCCGTGGCGCGCATCCGGCTCGGCGTCCGGCGCGATGTGCTGGTAATCCCGGACGCCGCGCTCGCGCTGGCCGGCGACAGCACCGTGGTCTTCGTGGTCGGGCGAGACTCGGTGGCGCACGCGCGTGTCGTGGCTCGGGGGCTTCGCGCCGGCGGACGCACCGAGATCCGGGGTGACGTGCGCGAGGGCGACAGCGTCGTGACCACCGGCGCCTTCGGCCTGGAGGACGGGATGCATGTCGTCTCGACCCCGCACTCCGCTCCACCTGCGGCGGCCGGACCGCCGCGGTGA
- a CDS encoding protein kinase, producing the protein MELLARLATALGDRYRVERELGRGGMAIVFLAEDLKHHRPVAIKLLKPELSAILGSDRFLREIEIAAGLQHPHILPLYDSGQADGLLYYVMPFAEGESLRQRLAREPQLPLDTSLRITREVGSALQYAHEHGIVHRDIKPENIMLSGGQAVVADFGIARALSAAGTEQLTQSGIVVGTPQYMSPEQSGGAAVDGRSDQYSLACTLYEMLIGQPPFTGPSTQAVLARHSLEPVPSLRVVRQTVPQAMETAIMRAMAKLPADRFDSMQQFLDALQSPEIATVPAPVPTSPRSGPAPLARRVGLIALGAGLVLAAAIWWLVARAPAGGVHPASSMIRAVAVLPFQELGSSPDSSYLGEGMTEGLIADLAEIGSLKVISRSSGAAAQGTARPLAELARELGVDAVVKGSIRREGNTVRIGVRLLQARDSALLFAKDYRGGLGELPDLQRRITLALTGSIKADVKGTERSRLDARREVDQRAYEAYLRGRFYLDRGELEQARKLFEHAGHMAPDWAPPYVGLANYYTALPFYTDVSPVEVLPKARAALVHALQLDETLAEAHAATAYIRAYYEWDWRAAEQEFRRALELRPNYADAYFSYSRFLASRRRLDEAIAQLGRALELDPLSLQLQTNRSLLDYFAGRYDEAEHGLREVLKSDSSDALAKWGLALVAEQQGRLDEAIAVLQPVVGSSLMRASSLGHVYAVAGKTARARGVLESLRKAAAGQYVPSYWFALVHAGLGEREQALRDLERAYEERSTVLAYVLIDPRLAPLRSDPRFLALARRLEGE; encoded by the coding sequence ATGGAACTCCTCGCACGGCTGGCGACGGCGCTGGGCGATCGATACCGGGTTGAGCGCGAGCTTGGCCGGGGTGGGATGGCCATCGTCTTTCTCGCCGAGGATCTCAAGCACCACCGACCCGTCGCCATCAAACTGCTGAAGCCCGAGCTGTCGGCCATCCTCGGCAGCGACCGGTTCCTCCGTGAGATCGAGATCGCCGCGGGCCTGCAGCACCCTCACATTCTCCCGCTGTACGATTCGGGGCAGGCGGATGGCCTGCTCTACTACGTCATGCCGTTCGCCGAAGGCGAGTCGCTCCGCCAGCGGCTCGCGCGGGAACCGCAGCTTCCGCTGGACACGTCGCTTCGGATCACCCGAGAAGTCGGCAGCGCCCTGCAGTACGCCCACGAGCACGGCATCGTGCACCGGGACATCAAGCCGGAGAACATCATGCTCTCCGGCGGCCAGGCCGTCGTCGCCGACTTCGGCATTGCGCGGGCCCTGAGCGCCGCGGGCACGGAGCAGCTCACCCAGAGCGGCATCGTCGTCGGTACGCCGCAGTACATGAGTCCGGAACAGTCCGGCGGTGCCGCGGTGGACGGTCGCAGCGATCAGTACAGCCTGGCGTGCACTCTATACGAGATGCTGATCGGTCAGCCTCCCTTCACCGGACCGTCCACCCAAGCGGTCCTCGCCCGGCACTCGCTCGAGCCCGTCCCGAGCCTGCGGGTGGTTCGCCAGACCGTGCCCCAGGCGATGGAGACGGCCATCATGCGGGCCATGGCGAAGCTGCCCGCCGACCGCTTCGACTCCATGCAGCAGTTCCTGGACGCTCTGCAGTCACCGGAGATCGCGACAGTCCCAGCGCCGGTGCCCACCTCGCCGCGGAGCGGGCCTGCGCCGCTGGCGCGCCGAGTGGGACTGATTGCGCTCGGAGCCGGCCTGGTGCTGGCCGCAGCCATCTGGTGGTTGGTCGCACGAGCTCCTGCGGGCGGGGTCCACCCCGCCTCGAGCATGATCAGGGCGGTCGCGGTGCTCCCGTTCCAGGAGCTGGGCAGCAGTCCGGATAGCTCCTATCTCGGCGAGGGCATGACGGAAGGGCTCATCGCCGATCTGGCCGAGATCGGCTCGTTGAAGGTGATCTCGCGCTCCTCCGGCGCCGCGGCCCAGGGGACCGCCCGGCCGCTTGCCGAGCTGGCGAGGGAGCTCGGTGTCGACGCGGTCGTGAAAGGCTCGATTCGAAGGGAAGGGAATACGGTCCGGATCGGCGTCCGACTCCTCCAGGCCCGGGATAGTGCCCTCCTCTTCGCGAAAGACTATCGAGGTGGGCTCGGTGAGCTGCCGGACCTGCAACGGCGGATCACGCTCGCTCTCACCGGGTCGATCAAGGCCGACGTCAAAGGCACAGAGCGAAGCCGTCTCGATGCCCGCCGAGAAGTGGATCAGCGGGCCTACGAGGCCTACCTTCGCGGCCGCTTCTATCTGGATCGGGGCGAGCTGGAGCAGGCCCGCAAGCTGTTCGAGCATGCCGGCCACATGGCTCCGGATTGGGCGCCGCCTTACGTGGGCCTGGCCAACTATTACACCGCGCTTCCCTTCTACACCGACGTGTCACCGGTGGAGGTCCTGCCGAAAGCCCGGGCGGCGCTGGTACACGCGCTCCAACTGGACGAGACCCTGGCGGAAGCGCATGCGGCGACCGCCTACATTCGGGCCTACTACGAATGGGATTGGCGCGCCGCCGAGCAGGAGTTTCGGCGCGCGCTCGAGCTGCGGCCCAACTACGCCGACGCGTACTTCTCCTACAGCCGCTTTCTCGCGTCACGCCGCCGGCTGGATGAGGCAATCGCGCAGCTCGGCCGGGCCCTGGAGCTGGACCCGCTCTCGCTGCAGCTGCAGACCAACCGCTCCCTGCTCGACTACTTCGCGGGTCGATACGACGAGGCGGAGCACGGGCTTCGGGAGGTCCTCAAGAGCGACTCCAGCGACGCCCTCGCCAAATGGGGGCTGGCGCTGGTAGCCGAACAACAGGGGAGACTCGACGAGGCCATCGCGGTCCTGCAGCCGGTCGTCGGCAGCAGCCTCATGCGCGCGTCGTCCCTCGGGCACGTCTATGCGGTCGCCGGGAAGACCGCCCGTGCCCGAGGCGTGCTCGAGTCGCTTCGCAAGGCCGCGGCCGGGCAATACGTGCCCTCCTATTGGTTTGCACTGGTACACGCCGGGCTGGGAGAGCGGGAGCAGGCGCTCCGCGACCTGGAGCGCGCCTACGAGGAACGCTCGACCGTCCTCGCCTACGTCTTGATCGATCCACGGCTCGCGCCGCTCAGGAGCGACCCACGGTTTCTCGCGCTGGCTCGACGGCTTGAAGGGGAGTGA
- a CDS encoding efflux RND transporter permease subunit → MRFTGFFLRHRAAVHLAVALLAAGGVWALLTLPAGIYPEVTYPRIVVLARGGTFEAEQMTVAVTRPLEEALSGILGLRRVRTLTVRGSAELSLDFRPNADMQFALSQVQGRLAAARSSLPEGLELSAERLTPSVFPMLQYELTGADPLVLRDLAEFTVRPRLAGLPDVGEVAVEGGRVREISVQLDPARLTANGVSVDQVAQAIGATDVAEAAGRTDRDYRQYAIVVSGLTNTPEAVGQVVVRESGPRPVRVADLGTVGYGAQDLFQIVAGNGRPAALVNISRQPSGNTLRLQAAVRAAMDSIRPLLPTGVRLESVYDQAALVRDSMRSVRDAMLIGGALAVLVLLLFLGEWRTTGAAALSLPLTVAITLLGLALAGDSLNLMSLGGLAVAIGIIIDDAVVVVENIERRLALHPGESPAEVVRSGTDEIVGPVAGSTLTTVVVFAPLGLLTGVVGEFFRSFALALAIAVFLSLVLAMTLIPAIIAPSGRRSVPRLSLRPLEERYARAIGWMLGHRGAAVAACVALLALGLGLSRVIGTGFLPEMDEGGFILDYWAPAGAALSETDRQVHVIEGILLADSAVQAFTRRTGSELGFAATSPNRGDFTVLLKPRRRRPSVYQVMDRVRVAAEQRAPAVRVEFVQLMQDVIGDLAGAPEPVELKLFSRDQAAAERAGRAVAAAIEPTPGLVDLFDGVQGVNPERRVDLDPARVARLGLTAAEVQTQARAALFGADAGTAREPDRLVPIRVRLTDSLRQQGDVLARVPIVGPGGWLPLAQLGQVRDSGGASVLLRENLRPYVAVTGRTSGRSLGGVMGDVRRALGRVVLPAGVTLEIGGQYASQQAAFRELLGVLALAIGAVLLLLVAQFGSFRGPLAIILAVPLGATGALLMLGATGVPFNVSSFMGLILLVGLIVKNGILLLDAAHHASDGGEDTAGALAHAGRVRLRPILMTTVCTLAGLVPLSLGLGAGAELQRPLALAVIGGLVVSTLVTLLIVPVLIEVFGELERRARV, encoded by the coding sequence GTGAGGTTTACCGGGTTCTTCCTTCGACACCGGGCAGCCGTCCATCTCGCCGTCGCGCTACTCGCCGCCGGCGGCGTGTGGGCGCTGCTTACTCTCCCCGCCGGTATTTATCCCGAGGTCACCTACCCGCGAATCGTGGTGCTCGCACGGGGTGGTACCTTCGAGGCCGAGCAGATGACGGTGGCGGTCACCCGCCCGCTCGAGGAGGCGTTGAGCGGAATCCTCGGCCTTCGGCGGGTCCGCACGCTCACCGTCCGCGGCTCCGCCGAGCTCAGCCTCGATTTCCGTCCCAACGCCGACATGCAGTTCGCGCTGAGTCAGGTGCAGGGCCGCCTGGCCGCCGCCCGGAGCTCGCTGCCGGAGGGGCTCGAGCTGAGCGCCGAGCGGCTCACGCCGTCGGTGTTCCCGATGCTGCAGTACGAGCTCACCGGCGCCGACCCGCTGGTGCTTCGCGACCTGGCCGAGTTCACCGTGCGGCCGCGGCTGGCCGGCCTGCCGGACGTGGGCGAGGTGGCCGTCGAGGGCGGGCGCGTCCGCGAGATCTCGGTGCAGCTCGATCCGGCCCGCCTCACGGCCAACGGGGTGAGCGTGGACCAGGTGGCGCAGGCCATCGGCGCTACCGACGTGGCTGAGGCCGCGGGTCGCACCGACCGCGATTATCGCCAGTACGCGATCGTCGTCTCCGGCCTCACCAATACCCCGGAGGCCGTGGGGCAGGTGGTGGTCCGTGAGAGCGGGCCCCGGCCGGTCCGCGTGGCCGACCTGGGCACGGTCGGGTATGGCGCCCAGGATCTCTTTCAGATCGTGGCGGGGAACGGCCGGCCTGCGGCGCTGGTCAACATCTCGCGTCAGCCGAGCGGCAATACCCTGCGGCTGCAGGCGGCGGTGCGCGCGGCCATGGATTCGATCCGGCCGCTGCTGCCGACCGGGGTCCGGCTCGAATCGGTCTACGACCAGGCGGCCCTGGTGCGCGACTCCATGCGCAGCGTGCGCGACGCGATGCTGATCGGCGGCGCCCTGGCGGTGCTCGTGCTCCTCCTCTTCCTCGGCGAATGGCGCACCACGGGCGCGGCCGCGCTGAGCCTGCCGCTCACCGTGGCGATCACCCTGCTGGGGCTCGCGCTGGCGGGTGACTCGCTGAACCTGATGAGCCTGGGCGGCCTCGCCGTGGCCATCGGGATCATCATCGACGACGCCGTGGTCGTGGTGGAGAACATCGAGCGGCGGCTGGCCCTCCATCCGGGCGAGTCGCCAGCGGAGGTGGTGCGGAGCGGTACGGACGAGATCGTCGGGCCGGTGGCGGGCTCGACGCTCACGACGGTCGTCGTGTTCGCGCCACTGGGGCTGCTGACTGGGGTGGTGGGCGAGTTCTTCCGATCGTTCGCCCTGGCGCTGGCAATAGCGGTGTTCCTGTCGCTGGTGCTGGCCATGACCCTGATCCCCGCGATCATAGCGCCGTCCGGGCGGCGATCCGTGCCGCGGCTCTCGCTCCGGCCGCTGGAGGAGCGCTACGCTCGCGCGATCGGCTGGATGCTGGGACACCGCGGCGCGGCCGTGGCGGCGTGCGTGGCGCTCCTGGCCCTCGGTCTCGGTCTCAGCCGGGTGATCGGGACCGGCTTCCTGCCGGAGATGGACGAGGGTGGGTTCATTCTCGATTACTGGGCGCCGGCGGGAGCCGCGCTGTCCGAGACCGATCGCCAGGTGCACGTGATCGAAGGGATTCTGCTCGCCGACTCCGCGGTCCAGGCGTTCACCCGCCGCACCGGCAGCGAGCTCGGTTTCGCCGCGACCTCGCCCAACCGGGGCGACTTCACCGTGCTGCTCAAACCTCGACGGCGGCGTCCGTCGGTGTATCAGGTCATGGACCGGGTGCGCGTGGCGGCGGAGCAGCGCGCGCCGGCGGTGCGGGTGGAGTTCGTGCAGCTCATGCAGGATGTGATTGGCGACCTGGCCGGCGCGCCCGAACCGGTCGAGCTCAAGCTGTTCAGCCGCGATCAGGCCGCCGCCGAGCGGGCGGGGCGAGCCGTGGCGGCCGCCATCGAGCCGACGCCCGGCCTGGTGGACCTGTTCGATGGCGTGCAGGGCGTCAACCCCGAGCGGCGGGTGGACCTCGACCCGGCTCGCGTGGCCCGGCTGGGGCTCACCGCGGCCGAGGTACAGACGCAGGCGCGAGCAGCGCTGTTCGGGGCTGACGCCGGAACCGCCCGAGAGCCGGACCGCCTGGTGCCGATCCGCGTCCGCCTGACCGACAGCCTGCGCCAGCAGGGCGACGTGCTCGCTCGAGTGCCGATCGTCGGGCCCGGCGGCTGGCTGCCGCTGGCGCAGCTCGGCCAGGTGCGGGACAGCGGCGGAGCCAGCGTACTGCTGCGGGAGAACCTGCGTCCCTATGTGGCAGTGACTGGCCGGACCAGCGGCCGGAGCCTCGGCGGCGTGATGGGCGACGTGCGGCGCGCCCTCGGCCGGGTGGTGCTGCCGGCCGGTGTCACGCTGGAGATCGGTGGGCAGTACGCCAGCCAGCAGGCCGCGTTTCGGGAGCTGTTGGGCGTGCTCGCGCTCGCGATCGGCGCCGTGCTGCTGTTGCTGGTGGCCCAGTTCGGGAGTTTCCGAGGACCGCTCGCGATCATCCTCGCGGTCCCGCTCGGGGCCACCGGTGCGCTGCTCATGCTCGGGGCCACCGGCGTGCCGTTCAACGTCTCCAGCTTCATGGGGCTCATCCTGCTGGTCGGTCTCATCGTCAAGAACGGCATCCTGCTGCTCGACGCGGCACACCACGCGTCTGATGGGGGCGAGGATACCGCAGGGGCGCTGGCGCATGCCGGACGGGTCCGGCTGCGGCCGATCCTGATGACGACGGTTTGCACCCTCGCCGGGCTGGTGCCCCTGTCGCTCGGTCTCGGCGCGGGCGCGGAGCTGCAGCGGCCGCTGGCGCTTGCGGTAATCGGCGGGCTCGTGGTCTCGACCCTGGTGACGCTGCTGATCGTCCCAGTGCTGATCGAAGTGTTTGGGGAGCTCGAGCGGCGCGCGCGGGTCTGA